A genomic region of Methylobacterium durans contains the following coding sequences:
- a CDS encoding glycosyltransferase family 4 protein: MRIMFIIYSLAGGGAERVTVALANHWVDARHEVTIVLLGAADESDGRAYVVDSRVSIEPLGLNTRSSSFVAGLVANQRRIGAIGSVVRSRRPDVVIGMMSTPSILLALADAPRGAIRIGTERIYPPFSDMSSLWRMARPLAYARLDAVVAQTEQTADWLRSKSFARRVEVIHNPILQGGRAGPEVPPSSLLSPQSRVLLSIGRLAPQKQFAELIRAFGELARTRSDWHLVILGQGEERERLEACRAASACAERIHLVGRIANVEPWIARADLFVLSSSFEGFPNALLEAYCGGAPCVAFDCPTGPSTILTHDEDGILVAPNDFSALTESLGTLMDQPAARAVLRARAIAGAGRFEIAAIAARWEALFTDLDVRR, translated from the coding sequence ATGCGGATCATGTTCATTATCTATTCGCTGGCTGGAGGAGGCGCGGAGCGTGTGACCGTGGCGTTGGCCAACCATTGGGTCGACGCGCGACACGAGGTTACGATTGTCCTTCTGGGTGCCGCCGATGAGAGCGACGGACGGGCTTACGTGGTCGACAGCAGAGTGTCGATCGAACCGCTGGGCTTGAATACGCGCTCGTCGTCGTTTGTCGCAGGCTTGGTCGCCAACCAGCGGCGCATCGGCGCCATCGGCTCGGTGGTGCGATCACGACGTCCGGATGTCGTGATCGGCATGATGAGCACGCCGTCGATTCTCCTCGCATTGGCTGACGCGCCCCGCGGCGCGATCCGGATCGGCACGGAGCGCATCTATCCTCCGTTCTCAGACATGTCCTCCCTCTGGCGGATGGCCCGTCCCCTGGCTTACGCTCGCCTCGACGCCGTGGTGGCCCAGACGGAGCAAACCGCCGATTGGCTCCGCTCCAAAAGTTTCGCCCGGCGCGTCGAAGTCATCCACAATCCGATCCTTCAGGGCGGACGGGCCGGCCCGGAAGTTCCGCCGTCATCGCTGCTATCGCCGCAGAGTCGCGTGCTGCTCTCCATCGGACGGCTGGCGCCGCAGAAGCAATTCGCCGAATTGATACGCGCCTTCGGAGAGCTCGCCAGAACCCGGTCGGATTGGCATCTGGTGATCCTCGGGCAGGGTGAGGAGCGAGAGCGGCTTGAGGCGTGCCGCGCTGCCAGTGCCTGCGCGGAACGCATTCACCTCGTGGGGCGCATCGCCAACGTCGAGCCCTGGATCGCGCGCGCCGACCTGTTCGTCCTGTCGTCGAGTTTCGAGGGTTTTCCCAACGCCCTTCTCGAAGCTTACTGTGGCGGCGCGCCCTGCGTCGCGTTCGACTGCCCGACGGGCCCGTCGACGATCTTGACGCACGATGAGGACGGGATCCTGGTTGCGCCGAACGACTTTTCCGCGCTGACCGAGTCACTCGGGACTTTGATGGATCAACCTGCGGCGCGCGCCGTCCTGAGGGCGCGCGCGATCGCAGGAGCCGGGAGATTCGAGATCGCGGCGATCGCGGCGCGCTGGGAAGCGCTGTTCACCGATCTGGACGTGCGCCGATGA
- a CDS encoding glycosyltransferase, translated as MKLLLLLSTLGSGGAERVMTLLANHWAAEGHSVTLVTTYGRYVEPAFALSPEVTLRSLDGGPGEATCGRLRRLLALRRIMLDGDFDGAISFLSNVNVAAILARIGLSIPLVVSERTYPPAYPLTPTYECARRGLYRFADVVVMQTDDGARWLAEQLPSARGFVIPNPVIWPIPEARPVVLPSAIVPPGRRLLLSVGRLSPEKRFDLLLEAFARAGDVTRDWHLVIAGEGPSRALLEGEAKRLGIADRVSMPGQIGNMAEWFGQAEAFALTSSFEGYPNALLEAVVSGVPVAAIDCLTGVRNLVARVSTASSLRATPTRHASRRTFACCSARLGPVPLRPRSTRESSTPSRGLRINGSPA; from the coding sequence ATGAAGCTTCTTCTGCTTCTGAGCACGCTGGGCAGCGGCGGCGCCGAGCGCGTCATGACGCTGCTCGCGAACCACTGGGCGGCAGAGGGCCATTCCGTCACGCTAGTCACGACCTATGGTCGTTACGTCGAACCCGCATTCGCGCTGAGCCCCGAAGTGACGCTGCGTTCGCTCGATGGAGGACCTGGAGAGGCGACCTGCGGCCGCCTCCGGCGATTGCTCGCGTTGCGCCGGATCATGCTCGACGGCGACTTCGATGGAGCGATCTCGTTCCTGAGCAACGTGAATGTCGCTGCCATCCTGGCGCGGATCGGCCTTTCGATTCCCCTGGTGGTGAGCGAGCGAACCTACCCACCTGCCTACCCCCTCACGCCGACATACGAATGCGCACGACGGGGCCTCTACCGCTTTGCTGACGTCGTCGTCATGCAAACCGATGACGGGGCGCGGTGGCTGGCCGAGCAGCTCCCATCCGCCCGCGGCTTTGTGATACCGAATCCGGTGATCTGGCCGATCCCGGAGGCGAGGCCCGTCGTTCTGCCCTCGGCGATCGTACCTCCTGGCCGACGTCTGCTTCTGTCGGTCGGCCGATTGTCGCCGGAGAAGCGCTTCGACCTCCTTCTCGAAGCGTTCGCGCGCGCGGGTGACGTGACGCGGGACTGGCACCTCGTCATCGCCGGCGAGGGCCCGTCGCGGGCCCTCCTCGAAGGTGAGGCGAAGAGGCTCGGGATCGCGGACCGTGTGTCGATGCCGGGTCAGATCGGCAACATGGCGGAGTGGTTCGGACAGGCTGAAGCCTTCGCACTCACGTCGTCATTCGAAGGATATCCGAACGCCCTCTTGGAAGCCGTCGTGAGCGGTGTGCCGGTCGCAGCGATCGACTGCCTGACGGGTGTACGCAACCTCGTTGCCCGGGTGTCAACGGCGTCCTCGCTCCGCGCGACACCGACGCGACACGCTTCGCGGCGGACCTTCGCATGTTGCTCGGCAAGGCTTGGCCCGGTGCCGCTTCGGCCGCGATCGACGCGCGAGAGCAGCACGCCATCGCGCGGATTGCGGATCAATGGCTCTCCTGCTTGA
- the asnB gene encoding asparagine synthase (glutamine-hydrolyzing), with amino-acid sequence MCGIVGYWGPNAESGLVERMAARIAHRGPDGSGSWIDPAAGIAVGHRRLAILDLSSAGAQPMTSPCGDYVVAFNGEIYNHLDIRCEMEQGGQAPRWRGHSDTETLAAALGLWGVRGALERTNGMFALAIWRRSTRTLTLARDRMGEKPLYYGRCGSTLFFGSELKAFGAHPDWHPEIDRDSVASFLQYNYVPAPRSIYRGVFKLSPAHLVEISDPLAPLPTSVAYWDIASVARAGLAIRHEHPADIEHRLHDLLRSSVRIRMAADVPLGAFLSGGIDSTLIAALMQAQSGSPVRTFTVGFAETAYNEAEHARAVASHLGTDHTELTVTPEDALALVPQLPAIWDEPFADSSQIPTFLLSKLTREHVTVSLSGDGGDELFGGYTRYVDGLRTWRLLSRLPLPARRILAEAMSRFPGPISAVAESVLPARLKVTHLADRLPKLAQVMRVASERDYYRSLVSHWREPESVVIGTRRQMGGSSAELGGPGATMVDRMMLTDMQTYLPDDILVKVDRASMAVSLEARVPFLDHRVVEEAWKLPPEWKLRDNTGKRVLRSLLDRYVPRELVERPKMGFGVPIEHWLGGPLRDWAEDLLSEERLRREGFLDPAPIRALWNEHKQGRRRWHYLLWDVLMFEAWLDSHA; translated from the coding sequence ATGTGCGGTATCGTTGGATATTGGGGACCGAACGCGGAGAGCGGTCTCGTCGAGCGGATGGCCGCTCGGATCGCGCATCGGGGTCCCGATGGGTCCGGCAGCTGGATCGATCCCGCTGCCGGCATCGCCGTCGGTCATCGGCGCCTCGCGATCCTGGACCTGTCCTCTGCCGGCGCTCAGCCGATGACGTCGCCATGCGGGGATTACGTCGTCGCCTTCAACGGCGAGATCTACAATCATCTCGACATCCGTTGCGAGATGGAACAGGGCGGTCAGGCGCCGCGATGGCGCGGTCACTCGGACACGGAGACACTCGCGGCCGCGCTCGGCTTGTGGGGAGTCCGCGGTGCCCTCGAGCGCACGAACGGGATGTTCGCGCTGGCGATCTGGCGACGGTCGACGCGCACGCTCACGCTCGCGCGCGACCGCATGGGCGAGAAGCCGCTCTATTACGGCCGCTGCGGCTCGACCCTGTTCTTCGGATCGGAACTGAAGGCCTTCGGGGCCCATCCGGACTGGCACCCGGAGATCGACCGCGATTCCGTCGCCAGTTTCCTGCAGTACAATTACGTGCCGGCCCCGCGATCGATCTATCGCGGCGTCTTCAAACTCAGCCCGGCGCATCTCGTCGAGATCTCCGACCCGCTCGCTCCCCTGCCGACCAGCGTCGCATATTGGGACATCGCCTCGGTGGCGCGGGCCGGATTGGCCATCCGGCATGAGCACCCGGCGGATATCGAACATCGGCTGCACGACCTTCTGCGGAGTTCCGTACGGATCCGCATGGCCGCGGATGTACCCCTCGGTGCCTTCCTGTCGGGGGGCATCGACTCGACACTGATCGCGGCGCTGATGCAGGCGCAGAGCGGTTCCCCGGTCCGCACCTTCACGGTCGGTTTCGCGGAGACGGCCTACAATGAGGCCGAACATGCCCGCGCCGTCGCCTCTCATCTGGGCACGGATCACACGGAACTGACGGTGACACCGGAGGACGCCCTGGCTCTGGTGCCGCAATTGCCCGCGATATGGGACGAGCCGTTCGCCGACTCGTCGCAGATCCCCACCTTCCTGCTCTCGAAGCTGACACGGGAACACGTCACGGTGAGCTTGTCCGGCGACGGCGGCGACGAGCTGTTCGGCGGCTACACACGCTACGTGGACGGGCTGCGGACCTGGAGGCTGCTCTCTCGGCTGCCTCTGCCCGCCCGCCGCATATTGGCCGAAGCGATGTCGCGCTTTCCGGGACCGATCTCGGCCGTGGCCGAAAGCGTGCTGCCCGCGAGGCTCAAGGTGACGCATCTGGCCGACCGGCTGCCGAAGCTGGCCCAGGTGATGCGGGTCGCCTCGGAGCGAGACTACTACCGCAGCCTCGTATCACACTGGCGCGAGCCCGAATCCGTCGTGATCGGCACGCGTCGGCAGATGGGCGGATCGTCCGCGGAACTCGGCGGGCCGGGCGCGACGATGGTCGACAGGATGATGCTCACCGACATGCAGACCTACCTTCCGGACGACATTCTCGTGAAAGTCGACCGGGCGAGTATGGCGGTCAGCCTGGAAGCGCGCGTGCCATTCCTGGATCATCGGGTGGTCGAGGAGGCCTGGAAGCTCCCTCCCGAGTGGAAATTGCGCGACAACACGGGCAAGCGTGTGCTGAGGTCGCTGCTGGATCGCTATGTGCCTCGCGAGCTCGTGGAGCGACCCAAGATGGGCTTCGGCGTCCCGATCGAGCATTGGCTCGGCGGCCCCCTGAGGGACTGGGCGGAAGATCTTCTGTCCGAGGAGCGCCTTCGCCGCGAAGGCTTCCTGGACCCGGCACCCATCCGTGCCTTGTGGAACGAGCACAAGCAAGGCCGCCGGCGCTGGCATTACTTGCTCTGGGACGTGCTGATGTTCGAAGCTTGGCTGGACAGCCACGCCTGA
- a CDS encoding glycosyltransferase: MKSEAARPVTDFVSPDAKRRILHVITSLVTGGAERALVRLVALGDRADAVRSMHAFDVDVLSSQAEAFPNCVGEAMAAGVPVVAKDVGDAAEILGGTGWMVPREDPVALVDAMLAAGLAGDRRGRGEAARARIFDHYILDHVVSAYGALYEALIPNRGNA, translated from the coding sequence ATGAAGTCCGAAGCAGCGCGGCCCGTCACCGATTTCGTCAGTCCCGACGCGAAGCGGCGCATTCTGCACGTGATCACCAGCTTGGTGACCGGCGGCGCCGAGCGCGCGCTGGTTCGGCTGGTCGCGCTTGGAGATCGGGCCGATGCCGTTCGATCGATGCACGCGTTCGATGTCGATGTGCTCTCGTCGCAGGCGGAGGCCTTTCCCAACTGCGTCGGCGAAGCGATGGCGGCCGGTGTGCCTGTCGTTGCGAAGGACGTCGGAGATGCGGCCGAGATCCTCGGAGGAACCGGCTGGATGGTGCCCCGGGAGGATCCCGTCGCGCTCGTGGACGCGATGCTCGCAGCGGGTCTCGCCGGGGACCGCAGGGGCCGCGGCGAGGCAGCCCGCGCCCGCATCTTCGATCACTACATTCTGGACCACGTGGTCAGCGCGTACGGGGCGCTCTACGAGGCATTGATCCCCAACCGAGGAAACGCGTGA
- a CDS encoding O-antigen ligase family protein, translating into MTALQPINLIVGIVLAYLVSFCDQAIDLAYGIPPLYGQVLCLAILFACAVTDLASGDGYSFALTRAQARFIILLGVYVVWVAAAYLYSSQSDNTILRLVTLWKPVAFMVVCVPLFRRRGAAETLRFACLVAALFGSGMAIFDFFVPTFSTVPGRGAGFYLNPNDTGFMLVALAVVATSPSRIQMNYLLWAVVTPGAFMTFSRAAWMMLIIGLSGQALLGHFGGGRRRFIFVGAVGACLAFMFVLYATGGLYDFVATTNLAAYLDPNTVVRLGAYGANLDDASALERQAALERGLQTFYSAPILGRGLGYTFEWDFQVSTHNTYVMFLAEMGLVGFAIYCALLGVALAGATGNARLLVVLFAFASFFSHNMLDVPGFALVLVLAVTSEGEEVHRHVAVGSRETGMPEGLRSWP; encoded by the coding sequence ATGACCGCCCTTCAGCCGATCAATCTGATCGTTGGCATCGTGCTCGCCTATCTCGTCAGCTTCTGCGATCAGGCCATCGACTTGGCCTACGGAATCCCTCCGCTCTACGGGCAGGTCCTCTGCCTCGCGATCCTGTTCGCCTGCGCGGTGACGGACTTGGCGTCCGGCGACGGCTACTCGTTTGCCCTGACGCGCGCGCAGGCCCGCTTCATCATCCTGCTGGGCGTCTACGTGGTCTGGGTCGCAGCGGCGTACCTGTATTCCAGTCAGAGCGACAACACGATTCTGAGGCTCGTGACGCTGTGGAAGCCGGTCGCCTTCATGGTTGTGTGCGTGCCTTTGTTTCGTCGCCGAGGCGCGGCAGAGACCCTTCGGTTCGCCTGTCTGGTCGCGGCCCTGTTCGGGTCGGGTATGGCGATCTTCGATTTCTTCGTTCCGACGTTCTCGACGGTTCCTGGCCGGGGAGCCGGGTTCTATCTCAATCCCAACGACACGGGCTTCATGCTGGTCGCGCTGGCGGTCGTTGCAACCTCGCCATCCCGGATTCAGATGAACTACCTGCTCTGGGCAGTCGTCACGCCCGGCGCATTCATGACATTCTCGCGCGCCGCGTGGATGATGCTCATCATCGGCCTGAGCGGGCAGGCGTTGTTGGGTCATTTCGGTGGGGGCCGCCGCCGCTTCATCTTCGTCGGCGCGGTCGGCGCGTGTCTGGCCTTCATGTTCGTGCTGTACGCCACCGGCGGCCTCTACGATTTCGTGGCAACGACCAATCTGGCCGCGTACCTCGATCCCAATACGGTTGTGCGGCTCGGTGCCTACGGTGCCAACCTCGATGACGCCTCCGCTCTCGAGCGCCAGGCAGCCCTCGAGCGCGGGCTGCAGACATTCTACTCGGCTCCGATTCTGGGTCGCGGGCTCGGATACACCTTCGAGTGGGATTTTCAGGTCAGCACGCACAACACGTACGTGATGTTCCTTGCCGAGATGGGTCTGGTCGGGTTCGCAATCTATTGTGCACTCCTCGGCGTGGCACTGGCCGGGGCGACGGGCAACGCCCGCCTTCTTGTCGTCCTGTTCGCATTCGCGAGCTTCTTCTCCCACAATATGCTGGACGTGCCGGGCTTCGCGCTGGTGCTGGTGCTTGCCGTCACGTCTGAGGGCGAGGAAGTTCACCGGCACGTCGCGGTCGGATCTCGCGAGACCGGCATGCCCGAAGGCCTGAGATCCTGGCCATGA